In the genome of Streptomyces aquilus, the window CGCTCGCGGGCATCGACCAGGACGCCGACTCCGAACTCGCCGCCCGCGTCCGCTACACCCTCGCCGGGAACTTGATCAGCGTCGACAACCTGACCGCGGCGTTCGCCTACAGCAGTGAGGCGCTCGCCCTCATCCCGGCCGAGCCGCCGTCCCGGACCTGGGTGTGGGCGGCGGCCACCCATGTCATGGCGGCGCGTCACGTCGGGGAGAACGAGACCGCTTTGCGGATCGCCCACGAGGCCCTGCGCGTCGCCGAACAGCTGGGGGCCGCGGACGCCCGGGCCGACCTGCTCATCTCGCTCGCCGGCCTGGAGGGCGCGGGCCGACGCACCCCCGAGGGGCGCGAACGCCTCGACCAGGCACGGCAGTTGGCGCACGACTCGGGCAACGCGTCCGTGGAGCTGCGCGCCCTGTTCAACCTCGCCATCGGCAGCTACGAGTCCGGCGACCTCGAAGAGGCACTCCCCCACCTGACCGAGGGCATCGACCGGGCCCGCCGCGCCGGGCTGCTGTCCTCGCTGTATCCGCAGGCGATGCGCCATCTCCAGCTCCTGGTCCTCTACACGCTGGGCCGCTGGGACGAGGCGCTGCGGGCGGCGAGCGGGGCCGGGATGCTGCCCGCGATCGACGGGTACGCGGCCGGGCCCGCGCTCTATGTCGCCCTCGCGCGCGGCGACTTCACGGCGGTCGACCGGGCCCGCGCCCTGCTCCGGGGCCCCTTCGACTGGATGGCCACCCTCGTCGCGGCCATCGCGCTGACCGAGGCGGCGTCGCTGCGCGGGGACGCCGAGGCCGCGGTGGAGCAGGTGCGCTCGTCCGTGAAGGCCCTCACCGACGACGCGGGCACCCGTCCCGACGTCGCGGTCCGGCTCGCCGCTCTCGCGCTGTCCGCGGTCGCCGACACCACCGCCGGGCTGCGGCTGAGCGGTGACGAGGCGGGCGCGAAACGGTGGGCGGCCCCGGCGGACGAGCTGGTGGAGCTGGCCCGGCACACGGCCGCGCGCGGCGACGACGGCAATCCGCAGGGTCCGGAAGGGCAGGCGTGGCTGGCCCGCGCCGAGGCGGAGTGGGCGCGGGCGGTGTCCGGTCCGGACGTGGCGGCCTGGGCGAAGGCCGTCGCCGCCTTCGACTTCGGCGACACCTACGAGCACGCGCGCTGCCAACTTCGGTACGCCGAGGCCCTGTTGGCGGCCGACCGGCGCGAGGAGGCGGCCGTTCAGGCCGGTGCGGCGCGCGAGGCGGCCCTGCGGCTGGGGGCGACGCTCCTGCTGGAGCAGACGGACACGCTGATCCGCCGGGGCAGGCTGTCGACCGCCCCCGCGCCCAGCGCCTCGCCGCTCACCGCCCGCGAGCAGGACGTGCTGCGGCTCCTCGCCCTCGGCCGCAGCAACCGGCAGATCGGCGAGGAGCTGTTCATCAGCGGCAAGACGGCCAGCGTCCATGTCTCCAACATCCTGGCCAAGCTGGGCGCCGCGAGCCGTACCGAGGCGGTGGCCGTCGCCTATCGCGAAGGCCTGATCGCCCCGGAGTGACGGCTCGTCAGTTCCCGGCGCAGTCCAGGCGGTCGAGGTCGACGGCGTCCGCCATCGCCTGCATGCCCTTGTCGTTGGGGTGGATGTGGTCCCCGCCGTCGAAGAAGGGCAGCATCCGCTCGTGGTCGTAGGGGCTGCGCAGGACGCGGTCGAAGTCGGTGACCGCGTCGAACTCCCCGCTGTCCCTGATGTACTGGTTCACCTCCTGCCGTACGGCCTCGGCGGCGGGGTCCCATTCCGACCAGCCCTTGAAGGGGCCGACGGTGGAGACGACGAGGCACTTGCCGGCCGCGTGCACCCGGTCGGCGATCTGCCGGTAGCCGTCGATCAGGTCCTGGGCGGTGACACCGGTGTGGGACTTGATGTCGTTGACGCCCTCGAAGAGGAAGACCGTGCGGACGCCCGGCAGGGAGAGCACGTCCCGGTCCAGCCGGTTCAGGGCGCTCTGCCCGGGGCCGTCCGTCAGCACTCTGTTCCCCGAGATGCCCTCGTCGGCCACGCCCTTGACCGTGCTCGGGGACTTCCGGAGGCGCCGGGCCAGGTAGTCGGGCCAGCGGCGGTTCAGGTCGGTCGTGGACTGCCAGCCGTCCGTGATGGAGTCCCCGAGCGCGACGACCGCGCCGATGCCGGGGGCCGCCCGCACGGAGACCGCGTCGAGGTAGAACCAGGAGCCGATCGACGCGGCCCACGGGGCGCCGCTCTCCTCGGCGGTGTGGTCGCCCTCGGTGAGGTAGGAGGTCTGCATGGCCATCCAGTGGCCGGTGACCGGGCCTGCCGCGTCCGCGCTGTGGATGCTGATCACCAGGTCCGTCCCGGCGGGCAGCTTCCCGGGCAGCGGGTCGCTGTAGACGGTGGCGCCGGCCGGGACGGTGACGGAGTCCGCACCGGCGAAGGCGAGTCGCCGGTTGCTGCCGCGGACCAGCTCGGCGCCCTCCTTCCGCAGCCCGGCGTAGACGCTGTCGAAGGTCACCGGACGGTCGCCGAAGGCGTTGGAGAGCCGGATGCGCAGGTCCCGGCCGGCGACGCTGGTGTGCACGACCATCCGGTACCCGCGGCCGGCGACCGCCTCGCCCATGCGGTCGGCACTCGCGCCCCAGGTGACCACGCCGTCGGGCGGGTTCTCCGCGGCCGACGCCGACGGGACCTGGAGGGCCGCCGCCGTCAACACGGCCGCCACCAGGCGGCGCAGCCGGGTCACCGGGTGAAGTCCTTCAGCGTGACGGAGGCGCCCGGTCGCAGCGTCACCGTGCGACTCGTCCCCCCGAACTCCACGGTCGTGGTGCGGCCGCCGACGCTGTGTATACGTGCCTCGCTCGGTTTCCCATCCCTCCACCGTAGATCGACGACGAAACCGCCCCGCGCCCCCACCCCGGTGACGGACCCGGAGGCGGCCCAGGCGTCGGGGAGGGCCGGGAGGAGTTCGATGTGGCCCGGCCGGGAGTAGAGGAGCATCTCGATCATCGCGGCGGGGGTGCCGAGGTTGGCGTCGATCTGGAAGATGCCGCGGCCCTTGTCCACCTCGTAGATGTCGAAGAGGTTGAACGCGGTGCCGTTGCTGCCGTCGCTGGACGGGCGGAGGTTGTTGACCACCAACTGGTAGGCGTTCTGCGCGTTCTTGAGTCGGGCCCAGCACAGCGCGCGCCAGGCGTTCGCCCAGCCGAAGCTCTCCGTGCCGCGGGCGGTGAGCAGGGCGGTGGCGCCCGCCACCAGGTCGGACGGGGAGGAGCCGGGGCGGATGCGGTCGCCGGGGAAGAGACCGACGAGCGGGGACAGGTGGCGGTGGGTGGTCTCCCCGAGGTTGTCCGGGGACATCCACTCCTCCAGCCACCCCGTCTTCGGGCTGACCTGCGGCAGGTAGAGCCGCTTGCGCAGCCCGGCCACGGTGTCGGCGAAGCCGCCGTCCCGCTTCAACTCGGCAGCGGCGACGCAGTAGCTGCCGAAGAGCGCCCAGACGAGTTCCTGGGCGTAGGTGATGCCCTTGGCGTCGAGCGGCCCGTGTTCGGGCGACCAGTCGCTGTCGGCGATGAGCACCTCCCGTGAGGTGCCCGGCAGCGTGGTGGTGAGCAGCCGGGCCTCCCAGAACTCGCAGGCGCCCTTCAGGAGGGGGTAGATCCTCTCCAGATGGGTGCGGGAGCCCGTGAACTCGTAGTGCTCCCACAGCGAGTTGCACAGCCAGGCGTT includes:
- a CDS encoding ATP-binding protein; amino-acid sequence: MPLTSFSSPLIGRDDELSRLAGVLERARGGAARGVLIGGDAGVGKTRLLDEVTQGAARDGMTVLTGHCVDLGDVGLPYLPFTEILGVLAADERFAGVLAGHPVVDRLLGGGTDDVRDMGGRLRLFEGIAGLLADLSDVAPVLLVLEDLHWADQSSRDLLRFLLSRGILQRSAGGAPTHRLAVFASYRADDLHRRHPLRPLLAELVRLPAVERLELRPLADTEVAQLVQALWDRPLPDATVRRIVERAEGNAFYAEELVAATDTEVGGVPSGLADVLLIRFEQLSDTAQLVLRTAAVAGRRVEHDLLSEAVGLPEDELESALREAIGRQLLVPGDGDTYSFRHALAREAVYADLLPGERARLHGAFARLLTARGHRAETAAERAHHYRESHDLAEALAASLEAADHAQRVGAPAEELRHLETALDLWSAVEVSARPSEDRVTLTLRASAAAAHAGESHRAVSLTRAALAGIDQDADSELAARVRYTLAGNLISVDNLTAAFAYSSEALALIPAEPPSRTWVWAAATHVMAARHVGENETALRIAHEALRVAEQLGAADARADLLISLAGLEGAGRRTPEGRERLDQARQLAHDSGNASVELRALFNLAIGSYESGDLEEALPHLTEGIDRARRAGLLSSLYPQAMRHLQLLVLYTLGRWDEALRAASGAGMLPAIDGYAAGPALYVALARGDFTAVDRARALLRGPFDWMATLVAAIALTEAASLRGDAEAAVEQVRSSVKALTDDAGTRPDVAVRLAALALSAVADTTAGLRLSGDEAGAKRWAAPADELVELARHTAARGDDGNPQGPEGQAWLARAEAEWARAVSGPDVAAWAKAVAAFDFGDTYEHARCQLRYAEALLAADRREEAAVQAGAAREAALRLGATLLLEQTDTLIRRGRLSTAPAPSASPLTAREQDVLRLLALGRSNRQIGEELFISGKTASVHVSNILAKLGAASRTEAVAVAYREGLIAPE
- a CDS encoding SGNH/GDSL hydrolase family protein, yielding MTRLRRLVAAVLTAAALQVPSASAAENPPDGVVTWGASADRMGEAVAGRGYRMVVHTSVAGRDLRIRLSNAFGDRPVTFDSVYAGLRKEGAELVRGSNRRLAFAGADSVTVPAGATVYSDPLPGKLPAGTDLVISIHSADAAGPVTGHWMAMQTSYLTEGDHTAEESGAPWAASIGSWFYLDAVSVRAAPGIGAVVALGDSITDGWQSTTDLNRRWPDYLARRLRKSPSTVKGVADEGISGNRVLTDGPGQSALNRLDRDVLSLPGVRTVFLFEGVNDIKSHTGVTAQDLIDGYRQIADRVHAAGKCLVVSTVGPFKGWSEWDPAAEAVRQEVNQYIRDSGEFDAVTDFDRVLRSPYDHERMLPFFDGGDHIHPNDKGMQAMADAVDLDRLDCAGN